A genome region from Trichoderma asperellum chromosome 7, complete sequence includes the following:
- a CDS encoding uncharacterized protein (EggNog:ENOG41~TransMembrane:7 (o15-37i49-72o92-114i126-150o177-197i209-229o241-268i)) — protein MDRDFMEQLWSQRHYGTPLAVIFMVMPTIAVALRLYAKITARQQLELSDFFSIAAWANTAGLFISLLVAVYLPASYLDNPDGIDVPVSKITFSLNLLWAGACYSCKLSILCLYYRLLSTPASTFRLVVQGMFILTACVGIASCLGFLLIFRDMSWWWTTGLRSHPVQLAQMIKMNEAIDILSLLTDVILFAMPLPVIRKLSLDKQKKRLLIGLFSLGFLTCIEVVIRIITTYGFDGALDAIQVQCLLMGIEPAMGITLCSLPVFLRLFRKGHNPSSGRSYASGDRGNFYSLGPMSGKHSATRDPDGALLDSTVGKPQPVLVQTEITVHSSRSGYNDSLESQEGYWK, from the exons ATGGATAGAGATTTCATGGAACAGTTATGGAGCCAGCGCCATTACGGGACGCCTCTCGCAGTCATCTTCATGGTGATGCCCACGATCGCCGTTGCCCTGCGTCTGTACGCGAAGATCACGGCTCGTCAACAGCTTGAACTAAGCGACTTTTTCTCCATTGCTGCATGGGCTAATACAGCAGGCTTGTTCATATCTCTGCTAGTGGCTGTCTATTTACCGGCCTCATATCTGGACAATCCTGATGGCATCGATGTGCCTGTATCCAAGATTACATTCTCTCTCAACCTCTTGTGGGCTGGTGCTTGCTATTCTTGCAAGCTATCGATTCTTTGCCTCTACTATCGCCTCTTGAGCACACCGGCCAGCACTTTTCGTCTAGTAGTCCAGGGCATGTTCATTCTAACGGCCTGTGTCGGTATTGCGAGTTGTTTGGGCTTTCTCTTGATTTTCCGGGATATGTCATGGTGGTGGACGACAGGATTGAGATCTCACCCTGTCCAACTGGCGCAAATGATAAAAATGAACGAAGCCATCGATATTCTGTCGCTTCTCACAGATGTCATCTTGTTCGCGATGCCTTTGCCTGTAATCAGGAAATTGAGCCTCGATAAGCAGAAAAAGCGTTTGCTTATTGGTCTCTTCTCACTTGGCTTTTT GACCTGTATCGAGGTTGTCATCCGAATTATAACCACATATGGCTTTGACGGTGCTTTGGATGCCATCCAAGTCCAGTGTCTGTTGATGGGTATTGAGCCAGCGATGGGCATTACACTGTGCTCACTCCCTGTTTTCTTGCGATTG TTCCGAAAGGGTCACAACCCTTCAAGTGGTCGCAGCTACGCGTCCGGAGATCGTGGCAACTTCTATTCTCTGGGTCCTATGAGTGGTAAACATTCAGCAACCAGAGATCCCGATGGAGCCTTGTTGGACTCAACTGTCGGAAAACCGCAGCCAGTGCTTGTACAGACAGAAATTACTGTCCACTCTTCTCGTAGCGGGTATAATGACTCTCTCGAATCTCAGGAGGGCTACTGGAAATGA